Proteins from a genomic interval of Zingiber officinale cultivar Zhangliang chromosome 1B, Zo_v1.1, whole genome shotgun sequence:
- the LOC121986263 gene encoding F-box only protein 13-like, whose translation MEQKMVDIVAGKNRKRKANEATHTIPFLLDELNEDLLERVLSWLPASSLFRLGSVCKRWRSVATSETFHIACSQIPSREPWFLMVDHEFEDLVVYDTSERNWKSFTHRTCNPKGHNRKAIPVAASGGLVCYRTGSGGFFVCNLLTGSCRELPPPAGQGSESHTLHAIAMYSSSTKPTFFKIVLVLGKPPNLVCRVFDSARSTWEDEITLLEKADSSSESQIMGEEIFYFLSKAGDVVATNMQRSPSKQYSSVLITENSEQVVYFLSETGTVVACNLTQKTFFEYPRILPIYFEYSIDVVGCKGEMLVVVMSEFLETASLRVWKFSKEDKSWKQVAAMPPAMSHEFHGQKMDINCTSYQDVIFICASSSESSRYIMFSMEDEEWVELPRCNVNGKPREFMSAISFEPRVEATV comes from the coding sequence ATGGAACAAAAGATGGTGGATATCGTAGCCGGAAAAAACAGGAAGAGAAAAGCAAACGAAGCAACTCATACGATTCCTTTCTTATTAGATGAGCTGAACGAAGATCTACTTGAGAGAGTTCTCTCCTGGCTTCCTGCTTCAAGCCTCTTTCGTCTTGGTTCGGTGTGCAAGCGATGGAGATCTGTTGCCACTTCTGAGACATTTCATATCGCATGCTCTCAAATACCTTCCAGAGAACCATGGTTTCTTATGGTCGATCATGAATTCGAAGACCTGGTTGTTTACGATACCAGCGAAAGGAACTGGAAGAGCTTCACTCATCGTACTTGCAACCCAAAAGGCCACAATCGCAAGGCCATTCCTGTGGCTGCATCTGGTGGCCTGGTGTGCTACCGCACTGGCTCTGGTGGATTCTTCGTGTGCAATCTTCTAACAGGATCCTGCCGTGAGCTCCCGCCGCCAGCCGGCCAAGGTAGTGAGAGCCATACTTTACACGCCATTGCCATGTATTCTTCTTCAACCAAGCCAACTTTCTTCAAGATTGTACTAGTCTTGGGGAAACCACCAAACCTTGTCTGCAGAGTCTTTGATTCAGCGAGGTCTACGTGGGAAGATGAAATCACATTGCTTGAGAAAGCTGATAGTTCCTCAGAGTCTCAAATTATGGGAGAAGAGATTTTCTACTTCCTCAGTAAAGCAGGAGATGTGGTTGCCACAAACATGCAGAGGAGCCCCTCTAAACAATACTCATCCGTCCTCATCACAGAAAACAGCGAACAGGTTGTATATTTCCTCAGCGAGACCGGAACTGTTGTGGCTTGTAATCTAACTCAGAAAACATTCTTCGAGTACCCTAGAATTCTGCCGATCTACTTTGAGTACTCAATAGATGTGGTTGGTTGCAAGGGAGAGATGCTAGTTGTCGTCATGTCTGAATTCCTGGAAACTGCGAGCCTGAGGGTCTGGAAGTTCTCCAAGGAAGACAAATCGTGGAAGCAAGTAGCCGCCATGCCGCCGGCAATGTCACATGAGTTCCACGGGCAGAAGATGGACATAAACTGCACCTCATACCAGGATGTGATCTTCATATGTGCCAGTTCGAGCGAAAGCAGCAGATACATAATGTTCAGCATGGAAGACGAGGAGTGGGTAGAGTTGCCAAGATGTAATGTGAACGGGAAACCCAGGGAGTTCATGTCTGCCATCTCGTTCGAGCCAAGAGTGGAAGCTACTGTCTGA